A region from the Vibrio navarrensis genome encodes:
- a CDS encoding ATP-binding protein — protein sequence MNRYAILCLDNNPISTEQFRQELATFSHKFDVFTTDSLEEAHNAIEYLEQSQQEMALVIASHHAELNGVDFLIGLDKNPRTESARKILISGSSDIEAILTAVNEGRLDHCLTKPLPDKVLQNTVQKELTQFILKFDKEELLSYSGVLDQNRLLRAHIDNQMRSYQAGFIHDYHTLSDVELTERFIGALQAFFREKDETRACRTYSADHLLTIEGEANKFLWFITSGEVALYKRDDMGMQREVVRHGKGNLVGGMSFVTGEKSFSTALTLCKTEVIKLDRSVFSQVMQSDSNLLPLFTNLLLRHFNRRLQRSINTKLQLQKTLESLESAHQQLIEKEKMAMLGQLVAGVAHELNNPIAAILRGIENLTQSLELVLQSRHCEALQSKGIKVLDNAKLSKPLSTATLREKANQLNLDNRNLARKIVTLGLEQDSELIGRVKRSETGVKEVEVLENYFQIGNALRSIDVCAARIADMVKSLKGYARADDERVHKVDIHEGIEDTLVIFENRLKRHKVITDYCQLEPIYCQPIALQQVWTNMISNALDAMPDQGELTITTKLKTRDGKNYVTVAFLDNGCGIPAQQKEAIFELNYTTKKEGNFGLGIGLSICLQIIHAHRGWIDVDSVVDQYTCMTIWLPLEAEGTHHE from the coding sequence GTGAACCGTTACGCCATACTCTGTTTAGATAACAATCCGATTAGTACTGAGCAGTTTCGTCAGGAATTGGCGACGTTTTCTCATAAGTTTGACGTGTTCACCACCGATTCGCTCGAAGAAGCACACAACGCCATTGAATATTTGGAACAAAGCCAGCAGGAAATGGCGCTGGTTATCGCCAGCCACCACGCCGAGCTCAATGGCGTCGATTTCTTGATTGGTCTCGATAAGAATCCACGTACCGAAAGTGCGCGGAAAATTTTGATCAGCGGTTCAAGCGATATCGAGGCGATTTTGACCGCGGTAAACGAAGGTAGGCTCGACCATTGCCTGACCAAACCACTCCCAGACAAAGTCTTGCAGAACACTGTTCAAAAGGAGCTGACGCAATTTATTCTCAAATTTGATAAAGAAGAATTACTCAGTTACAGCGGCGTTTTGGATCAAAATCGCTTGCTGCGTGCGCACATTGATAATCAGATGCGTAGCTATCAAGCCGGATTCATTCATGATTACCATACCCTGTCAGACGTCGAACTCACTGAACGTTTTATTGGCGCGCTGCAAGCCTTCTTTCGCGAAAAAGACGAGACTCGCGCCTGTCGTACTTATTCGGCGGATCATTTACTGACCATCGAAGGCGAAGCCAACAAGTTCCTCTGGTTTATCACCTCGGGCGAGGTGGCGCTCTATAAACGTGACGATATGGGCATGCAGCGGGAAGTGGTCCGTCACGGCAAAGGAAATCTCGTCGGCGGTATGTCCTTCGTGACCGGAGAGAAATCCTTCTCAACTGCGCTGACCTTGTGCAAAACCGAAGTGATCAAGCTGGACCGCAGTGTTTTCTCGCAAGTGATGCAATCCGATTCCAACCTGCTGCCCCTATTTACTAATCTGTTACTGCGTCACTTCAACCGTCGTTTGCAGCGCAGCATCAACACCAAACTGCAACTGCAAAAAACGCTTGAGTCATTGGAATCTGCTCACCAGCAACTGATCGAAAAAGAGAAAATGGCGATGTTGGGTCAACTTGTGGCCGGAGTGGCTCACGAATTGAATAACCCCATCGCTGCCATTTTGCGCGGCATCGAAAACCTCACTCAGAGTCTGGAGTTGGTGCTACAAAGCCGCCATTGTGAAGCACTACAATCGAAAGGGATCAAAGTGCTCGATAACGCCAAGCTGAGTAAGCCGCTCTCCACCGCAACCTTAAGAGAAAAAGCCAATCAGCTTAATTTAGACAACCGTAATCTCGCGCGCAAAATTGTCACTCTTGGCCTAGAGCAAGACAGCGAATTGATAGGCCGAGTAAAACGCTCAGAAACCGGTGTGAAAGAGGTGGAGGTATTAGAAAACTACTTCCAAATTGGTAACGCACTACGTTCTATTGATGTCTGCGCAGCGCGCATTGCCGATATGGTGAAAAGCCTTAAAGGCTACGCCCGCGCCGACGATGAGAGAGTCCATAAAGTCGACATTCACGAAGGCATTGAAGACACCTTAGTGATCTTTGAAAACCGCTTAAAACGACATAAAGTCATCACAGATTATTGCCAGTTGGAACCGATTTACTGCCAACCGATCGCTTTGCAACAGGTTTGGACCAATATGATCTCTAACGCATTGGACGCGATGCCAGATCAAGGTGAGTTAACCATTACCACCAAGTTGAAAACACGCGACGGGAAAAATTATGTCACGGTCGCCTTTTTAGATAATGGCTGTGGTATTCCCGCCCAGCAAAAAGAGGCCATTTTTGAACTGAACTACACCACAAAAAAAGAAGGTAATTTTGGACTCGGCATCGGTTTGTCGATCTGTTTACAAATCATTCACGCGCACAGGGGATGGATAGATGTAGACTCTGTCGTGGATCAATACACCTGCATGACCATTTGGTTACCGCTCGAAGCAGAAGGAACACACCATGAATAG
- a CDS encoding response regulator has protein sequence MNRYLILCVDDEREVLDSVLQDLTPFEDHFVLEGAESVSEARTVIEEFQDDDIDLALILCDHIMPEQTGISFLIELSNDERTRQARKVLLTGQAGLEETVEAVNHASLDFYISKPWHVEELRSAIKKQLTQFVIKNDDNLLSWISVLDAEAILNAMAERRSSFGE, from the coding sequence ATGAATAGATATCTGATCTTATGCGTTGATGATGAACGAGAAGTTTTGGATAGCGTGCTGCAAGATCTTACCCCTTTTGAAGATCATTTTGTCCTCGAAGGTGCAGAGTCAGTATCTGAGGCGCGCACAGTGATTGAAGAATTCCAAGATGACGATATCGATCTGGCTTTGATCCTGTGTGACCACATTATGCCCGAGCAAACTGGCATCAGCTTTTTGATCGAACTGAGCAATGATGAGCGTACACGCCAAGCGAGAAAAGTACTCTTGACTGGGCAAGCAGGATTAGAAGAGACGGTTGAGGCGGTGAATCATGCCAGCCTAGATTTTTATATTTCAAAGCCTTGGCATGTTGAGGAGCTTCGGTCTGCGATCAAGAAACAGCTCACTCAATTTGTCATTAAGAACGACGATAATCTACTCAGTTGGATTTCTGTGCTCGACGCGGAAGCGATTCTTAACGCGATGGCGGAAAGACGCAGCAGCTTCGGAGAATAA
- a CDS encoding TfoX/Sxy family DNA transformation protein: MDMTEQTFFNYVSQFGDFQKRSMFGGIGLFADDAMFALISNDCYYLRGSNGLDEQLTELGCEKYRHIKKQTTATVNYYDISALLEAQYADLDSLVRKSIECSVHHRSFQKSSASRRLRDLPNMQLTLERMVKKAGIDDVETFIELGAVEVFNRVRQAYGNDVDVKLLWKFAGAVEGIHWKLLQEPRRRQLLSACQ, translated from the coding sequence ATGGATATGACAGAGCAAACTTTTTTTAACTATGTTAGTCAGTTTGGTGATTTCCAAAAACGTTCTATGTTTGGTGGTATCGGTTTATTTGCTGATGATGCGATGTTCGCTTTGATCAGCAACGATTGCTACTACCTTCGTGGCAGCAACGGCTTGGATGAACAACTGACAGAACTAGGATGCGAAAAGTATCGTCATATAAAAAAGCAGACGACTGCAACGGTAAACTACTACGACATTAGCGCGTTGTTAGAAGCACAGTATGCAGATCTGGATAGTCTGGTCAGAAAGTCAATTGAGTGTTCCGTTCATCATCGTAGTTTTCAGAAATCATCCGCCAGTCGTCGGCTCAGAGATTTGCCGAATATGCAGCTGACATTGGAGCGTATGGTGAAGAAAGCGGGCATAGACGATGTGGAGACGTTTATCGAACTTGGTGCCGTGGAAGTATTTAATCGAGTACGACAAGCGTATGGTAATGATGTCGATGTCAAACTGCTGTGGAAATTCGCCGGTGCGGTAGAGGGTATCCATTGGAAACTGCTGCAAGAGCCTCGTCGTCGCCAACTGCTTTCTGCTTGTCAGTAA
- a CDS encoding HDOD domain-containing protein translates to MEHLSFFWLPNNKDMLVQALESEFAQLVEQSLSTGKIALPSIPDVVLKIQQLCTQESTGIVDVADCLLEDPGLAAIVIRVANSVIFNRRNITCTDLTTAVSRLGILRVRDIVTAQAIEQLKHSVNLNKECNAVLVNSAAVSRELGATMVLVVNAFRKLGADKYAHLEAEKALLVGLLADIGLFCLVNEYHLYLDKGNYLDHQIALQIFQTRCSATSKLVLENWGFDRDFIEVASNHSFSQIRPEVSYLDIARIANHLLMFRSQDERIEDHEVEFNLTGAEVLFELSNLNDNEFQSKINDVLNASGL, encoded by the coding sequence ATGGAACATCTATCATTTTTTTGGCTGCCCAACAATAAGGATATGCTGGTGCAGGCACTGGAGTCAGAGTTTGCTCAACTTGTAGAGCAATCACTCTCCACGGGCAAAATTGCTCTGCCGTCTATCCCTGATGTTGTCCTTAAAATTCAACAACTGTGTACACAAGAATCGACAGGTATTGTCGACGTTGCGGACTGCTTGCTCGAAGATCCTGGCTTAGCGGCCATTGTCATACGCGTAGCAAACTCGGTCATTTTCAACCGACGTAACATCACCTGTACTGATTTGACCACAGCGGTATCTCGTTTGGGGATATTGCGTGTCAGAGACATAGTTACCGCTCAAGCCATCGAACAGCTTAAACATTCGGTTAATCTCAACAAAGAGTGTAATGCAGTGTTAGTCAACAGCGCTGCGGTTTCACGCGAGTTGGGCGCAACCATGGTTCTGGTGGTGAATGCTTTTAGAAAGCTTGGTGCAGATAAATATGCTCACCTTGAGGCGGAAAAAGCGCTCTTGGTGGGTTTATTGGCGGATATTGGTCTCTTTTGCCTAGTTAATGAATACCACCTGTATCTTGATAAAGGTAATTATCTCGATCACCAGATCGCTCTGCAAATTTTTCAGACACGATGTTCAGCGACCAGTAAGCTGGTATTAGAAAACTGGGGATTTGACCGTGATTTTATTGAAGTGGCATCCAACCACTCTTTTTCTCAAATTCGCCCTGAGGTCAGCTACCTCGATATCGCCCGAATCGCGAATCACTTACTCATGTTCCGTAGCCAAGATGAGCGCATTGAAGATCATGAAGTGGAGTTTAATTTAACGGGTGCTGAAGTGCTGTTTGAGCTAAGTAACCTCAACGACAATGAATTCCAATCGAAGATTAACGACGTGCTAAACGCTAGTGGTTTATAA
- a CDS encoding lysine exporter LysO family protein has protein sequence MLSGMLFIFAPLVFGYFISISREATLVTINKVTSQLIYVILSLMGLSLAALDNLSSNLQTILLYTATFFFCLGICNLAGLPLIDRLLPVVTDNTHKKLPLSAMALESAKLILVVGGGLLVGLLLPFELHWVDTASEWILFILLFFIGIQLRNSGLTLKQILLNKHGMLIALVIIVTSMLGGLLAGHLLGLPIYQALAMASGFGWYSLAGILMGDAFGPVFGGTSFMIELLRELVALVVIPLLIRSYPCTSIGYAGATAMDFTLPVIQTTGGVRCVPIAIVSGFILSLLVPVLMLFFVSLAS, from the coding sequence ATGTTGTCAGGGATGCTATTTATTTTTGCTCCGCTTGTTTTCGGCTATTTCATTTCCATTTCGCGTGAAGCAACCTTAGTGACAATTAACAAGGTTACGTCTCAGCTGATTTACGTGATCCTTTCCCTCATGGGACTTAGCCTAGCCGCTTTGGATAACCTAAGCAGTAACTTACAAACGATTCTCCTCTATACCGCCACGTTTTTCTTTTGCTTGGGCATCTGCAATTTGGCGGGCTTACCCTTGATAGACAGACTACTGCCCGTTGTCACAGACAATACACACAAGAAACTGCCACTTTCCGCCATGGCGTTGGAATCGGCCAAACTGATCCTTGTGGTAGGCGGGGGACTCCTAGTTGGTTTGTTGCTGCCTTTTGAGTTGCATTGGGTAGATACCGCTAGCGAGTGGATATTGTTTATCTTGCTGTTTTTTATTGGCATTCAACTGCGTAACAGTGGCCTGACGCTCAAACAAATACTGCTCAATAAACATGGTATGTTGATCGCACTGGTCATTATCGTCACATCTATGCTTGGCGGTCTACTTGCCGGGCACCTTTTAGGCTTGCCCATCTATCAAGCCTTAGCGATGGCTTCTGGATTTGGTTGGTACTCGCTAGCAGGCATACTCATGGGGGACGCTTTTGGTCCCGTCTTTGGTGGAACGTCATTTATGATCGAATTGCTGCGAGAGCTGGTGGCACTAGTGGTTATTCCGCTATTAATTAGGAGCTACCCTTGTACCTCGATCGGTTATGCTGGCGCGACGGCAATGGATTTCACGCTTCCTGTGATTCAGACAACAGGCGGAGTTCGCTGCGTACCAATAGCGATTGTCAGCGGTTTTATACTCAGCCTACTCGTTCCCGTATTAATGTTATTCTTTGTGTCACTTGCTAGCTAG
- the panP gene encoding pyridoxal-dependent aspartate 1-decarboxylase PanP, which produces MAMEQKIADVSFESLLKIFTIPEGPDSTLTQIEAKLSQNLNKFLGEHIVAEEKPLREIEKDFSSARIPEQPEFVSDHTEHLLDTLVSHSVHTSSPSFIGHMTSALPYFLMPLSKIMIALNQNLVKIETSKAFTPLERQVLGMLHRLIYGQDDAFYSQWMHSAEHSLGAFCSGGTIANITALWVARNNALRAEGTFQGVEKEGLFKAMKHYGYEGLAVLVSERGHYSLKKAADVLGIGQSGLVAIKTDENNRICPQALEEKIQELKSQRIKPFAVIGVAGTTETGSVDPLRAIAQVCQRHACHFHVDAAWGGATLMSNKYRHLLDGAELADSVTIDAHKQLYVPMGAGMVLFKDPNAMSSIEHHAQYILRKGSKDLGSHTLEGSRSGMAMLVYASMHIISRPGYELLINQSIEKAKYFATLIKQQEDFELISEPELCLLTYRYIPAKVKQALTLANDEERVELNELLNELTKFVQKRQRETGKSFVSRTRLNPAQWSRMDTIVFRVVLANPLTSNDILACVLQQQRQIVQQQAPNLMVEIGRLSDQILSKSH; this is translated from the coding sequence ATGGCAATGGAACAAAAAATCGCTGACGTCAGCTTCGAAAGTCTGTTAAAAATCTTTACCATCCCTGAGGGTCCAGATTCCACTTTGACGCAAATCGAAGCAAAGCTCTCACAAAACCTCAATAAATTCCTCGGTGAACACATCGTGGCAGAAGAAAAGCCTTTACGTGAAATCGAGAAAGACTTTTCTTCTGCTAGGATTCCGGAGCAACCCGAATTTGTCTCTGACCATACAGAACATTTGTTGGACACTCTGGTTTCTCATTCGGTGCATACTTCGTCACCCAGTTTTATCGGTCACATGACTTCGGCATTGCCCTATTTTCTGATGCCATTATCGAAGATCATGATCGCTCTGAATCAAAACTTAGTGAAGATTGAAACATCAAAAGCCTTTACGCCTTTAGAGCGTCAAGTGCTCGGTATGCTGCATCGTTTGATCTACGGACAAGACGACGCTTTCTATTCACAGTGGATGCATAGCGCTGAGCACTCACTTGGGGCTTTTTGCTCTGGCGGTACCATCGCCAACATCACCGCCTTGTGGGTAGCAAGAAATAATGCTCTACGAGCCGAGGGTACTTTTCAAGGTGTTGAAAAAGAAGGCTTATTCAAAGCGATGAAACACTACGGATATGAAGGCTTAGCCGTACTTGTTTCAGAGCGTGGACACTATTCACTGAAAAAAGCCGCCGATGTACTTGGTATCGGCCAAAGTGGCCTTGTCGCTATCAAGACCGATGAAAATAACCGTATCTGCCCACAGGCGTTAGAAGAGAAAATTCAAGAGCTCAAATCGCAGCGCATTAAACCGTTTGCAGTCATCGGCGTCGCGGGTACCACAGAAACGGGCAGCGTCGATCCACTGCGCGCCATCGCGCAAGTGTGTCAACGCCATGCTTGCCATTTCCATGTTGATGCCGCTTGGGGCGGTGCGACTTTGATGTCCAATAAATATCGTCATCTGCTTGATGGCGCAGAGCTTGCCGATTCTGTCACTATTGATGCCCACAAACAGCTTTATGTGCCAATGGGCGCGGGCATGGTTCTCTTTAAAGATCCCAACGCGATGAGTTCGATTGAGCACCACGCGCAGTATATCCTGCGTAAAGGCTCGAAGGATCTAGGCAGTCATACGCTCGAAGGGTCACGCTCTGGTATGGCGATGTTGGTTTACGCCAGCATGCACATTATTAGCCGTCCAGGCTATGAACTGCTGATCAATCAAAGCATTGAGAAAGCAAAATATTTTGCTACGTTGATTAAACAGCAAGAAGACTTTGAGCTGATCTCAGAACCAGAGCTTTGCCTGCTAACCTATCGCTACATTCCTGCCAAAGTGAAACAGGCTTTGACGCTGGCTAATGATGAAGAACGTGTTGAGCTTAACGAGTTACTCAACGAACTCACCAAATTTGTACAAAAGCGCCAGCGCGAAACGGGTAAGTCTTTCGTGTCGAGAACCCGATTAAACCCAGCTCAGTGGTCGCGAATGGACACGATCGTCTTTCGTGTGGTGCTCGCTAACCCATTAACTAGCAACGATATCCTCGCTTGTGTTTTGCAACAGCAGCGGCAAATTGTTCAGCAGCAAGCCCCCAACTTGATGGTAGAAATTGGGCGGTTAAGCGACCAGATACTGAGCAAGTCTCACTGA
- a CDS encoding MurR/RpiR family transcriptional regulator, whose amino-acid sequence MNTLEKIQKNLENFSKSERKVAEVIMASPQTAIHSSIATLAKMADVSEPTVNRFCRRLDTKGFPDFKLHLAQSLANGTPYVNRNVEEDDGPDAYTHKIFESTMACLDVAKNSLDPMQVNRAVDLLTQAKRISFFGLGASSAVAKDAQNKFIRFNIPITCFEDVVMQRMSCINCSDNDVFVLISHTGRTKSLVEIANLARENGATVIAITAKDSPLEKAASLAISLDVPEDTDVYMPMASRVVQMTVIDVLATGFTLRRGSGFRENLKRVKEALKDSRYDKLSHF is encoded by the coding sequence ATGAATACATTAGAAAAAATTCAAAAAAACCTTGAGAACTTTAGCAAGTCGGAACGCAAAGTCGCTGAAGTGATTATGGCGTCACCGCAAACGGCTATCCACTCAAGTATCGCAACACTGGCAAAAATGGCAGACGTCAGTGAGCCAACGGTCAACCGCTTCTGTCGCAGATTGGATACGAAAGGCTTCCCCGACTTCAAACTCCATTTAGCGCAAAGTTTGGCGAACGGAACGCCTTATGTTAACCGTAATGTCGAGGAAGATGACGGCCCAGACGCCTACACGCACAAGATTTTCGAATCCACCATGGCGTGTCTTGATGTCGCCAAAAACAGTTTGGACCCGATGCAAGTCAACCGCGCGGTGGACCTGCTCACTCAAGCTAAGCGCATCTCCTTCTTTGGCTTAGGCGCATCATCTGCGGTGGCCAAAGACGCACAAAACAAGTTCATTCGTTTCAATATCCCCATTACTTGTTTTGAAGATGTGGTGATGCAGCGTATGAGCTGTATCAATTGCAGCGATAACGATGTGTTTGTGCTGATCTCCCACACAGGTCGCACTAAAAGTTTGGTAGAGATTGCCAACCTTGCACGCGAAAATGGCGCAACCGTCATCGCTATCACGGCAAAAGACTCGCCGTTGGAAAAAGCGGCCTCACTGGCAATTTCTTTAGACGTTCCAGAAGACACTGACGTCTATATGCCGATGGCAAGCCGCGTGGTGCAGATGACCGTGATCGATGTTTTAGCTACTGGTTTCACACTACGTCGCGGCTCGGGCTTTCGCGAAAACCTCAAGCGCGTAAAAGAAGCACTTAAAGACAGTCGATACGACAAGCTATCTCACTTCTAA
- a CDS encoding iron-containing alcohol dehydrogenase, giving the protein MFQFMTATRIIFGEGALQASLSVLNQFGYSVLLVTGQDISRAQPVIGYLKSQNMRYQHVAISGEPYIAMVEETAVLGRKFKPDMVVAIGGGSVIDMGKALAAIIPNLGNVYDYVEVVGRNVPLKTHPLHFIAIPTTASTGSEVTRNAVLKSGQDRVKVSLRSPDMLADVAIIDPTLTYGTDPYTSGRGAMDAFTHLMEAYVCGEPNPLTDMICEEGLRRLTSSILPACLQDDHKARSDIAFAALLGGMAITNAKLGAAHGLASALGGKLDAPHSVITGRLAPHVMRENIMAARTAGRSDLLYRYRSIARIVTGRAEANEEEGVEWVSELLDKLSLPQLSQFGVCATSFTQVAEDALKSVAIKGNPLPLTKDRLIYILNQVCSCGWGEEQDAQPINAAVIEVLGGNQRSLPSRDNVEN; this is encoded by the coding sequence ATGTTTCAGTTTATGACGGCCACGAGGATCATCTTTGGCGAGGGAGCCCTGCAAGCCTCATTGTCTGTGCTTAATCAGTTTGGTTACAGCGTGCTGTTAGTGACAGGGCAAGATATCTCCCGCGCTCAGCCTGTCATTGGTTACCTGAAGTCACAGAATATGCGCTATCAACATGTTGCCATCTCTGGTGAACCTTACATCGCAATGGTGGAAGAGACGGCCGTCCTTGGACGAAAATTCAAACCCGATATGGTGGTTGCCATTGGTGGTGGTAGTGTGATTGATATGGGTAAAGCACTTGCGGCTATTATTCCCAATCTAGGCAACGTCTATGACTACGTTGAAGTGGTAGGGCGAAACGTCCCTCTCAAGACGCATCCATTGCACTTTATCGCGATTCCGACAACAGCAAGTACAGGTTCTGAAGTGACCCGCAACGCGGTATTAAAATCAGGCCAAGATAGGGTCAAGGTGAGCTTACGCAGCCCAGACATGTTGGCGGATGTGGCGATTATTGATCCAACGCTGACTTACGGAACCGATCCTTATACTTCGGGCCGTGGTGCCATGGATGCTTTTACTCACTTGATGGAAGCATATGTGTGTGGAGAGCCGAACCCTCTGACTGACATGATATGTGAAGAAGGGTTGCGGCGATTGACGAGTTCCATTTTACCCGCTTGTTTACAAGATGATCACAAAGCGCGCTCTGACATTGCCTTTGCCGCTTTACTCGGTGGTATGGCGATCACCAATGCTAAATTGGGCGCAGCGCATGGTTTAGCTTCGGCATTAGGTGGCAAGTTAGATGCGCCGCACAGTGTAATTACAGGACGCTTGGCTCCTCATGTGATGCGGGAAAATATTATGGCCGCACGCACCGCGGGTCGCAGTGACTTGCTGTATCGCTACCGCTCTATCGCGCGCATCGTAACGGGAAGAGCAGAGGCGAATGAAGAAGAGGGAGTTGAATGGGTGTCGGAACTTTTAGATAAGCTGTCGTTGCCTCAGCTTAGCCAGTTTGGCGTCTGTGCCACTTCGTTTACTCAGGTAGCGGAAGATGCCTTGAAGTCCGTCGCGATAAAGGGAAACCCGTTACCGTTAACCAAAGATCGCCTCATCTACATTCTTAATCAGGTGTGCAGTTGCGGTTGGGGTGAAGAACAAGATGCGCAGCCAATCAATGCCGCCGTGATAGAGGTGCTGGGAGGAAATCAGCGAAGCTTACCAAGTCGCGATAACGTGGAAAACTAA
- a CDS encoding GrxA family glutaredoxin yields the protein MFVVIFGRPSCPYCVRAKEHAETLKAKRDDFNYRYVDIHAEGISKADLEKTVGKPVETVPQIFIDQQHIGGCDDFEAYAKEHLGLFD from the coding sequence ATGTTCGTAGTTATCTTTGGTCGTCCGTCTTGTCCTTACTGTGTGCGTGCAAAAGAGCATGCGGAAACCCTGAAAGCCAAACGTGACGATTTCAACTATCGTTATGTAGACATTCACGCTGAAGGCATTTCAAAGGCAGACCTAGAGAAAACTGTTGGTAAGCCGGTTGAAACCGTGCCACAAATTTTCATCGACCAGCAGCACATCGGTGGCTGTGATGACTTCGAAGCTTATGCAAAAGAGCACCTAGGTCTATTTGACTAG
- a CDS encoding aspartate:alanine antiporter — protein MNIDVVLLLEQNPILLIFVVLAIGLSFGKIRFGNMQLGNSIGVLITSLIMGHLGFSFNAEALTIGFMLFIYCVGIEAGPNFFGIFFRDGKHYLTLSLVVLVTALAIAYFASHYMGLDFGLSAGMMAGALTATPVLVGAQDALNSGLATIPRNMEFSLVLENLSVGYAMAYLVGLVSMIMFAKLLPKLQKQNLSDSAQQIAQERGLGGSGRKVYLPIIRAYRVGAELIDWTDGKNLRELGIYRQTGCYIERIRRNGILAHPDGDAILQEGDEIALVGFPDSHARLDPSFRNGKEVFDRNLLDLRIVEEEIVVKSDAIAGKRLSDLNLSEYGCFLNRVVRAQIEMPMDLDIVLAKGDVLQVSGEKSRVHGLAERIGFISIHSQMADLLAFCSFFILGIMFGLVTMTFGQVSFSLGNAVGLLLSGISLGFLRANHPTFGYVPQGALNMVKDLGLMIFMVGIGLSAGGKMFDHLALVGPKIIGIAFLVSVVPVVFAYLVGAYILKMNRALLFGAIIGARTCAPAMDIVNDYAKSTIPALGYAGTYAIANILMTLAGTILIILS, from the coding sequence GTGAATATAGACGTCGTACTTCTTCTTGAGCAAAATCCGATTCTGCTCATCTTTGTGGTGTTGGCCATCGGCCTCTCTTTTGGCAAAATTCGCTTTGGTAACATGCAGCTTGGCAACTCGATTGGTGTTCTGATCACTTCCTTGATCATGGGCCATCTCGGTTTCTCGTTTAACGCCGAGGCGCTCACCATCGGGTTTATGCTGTTTATCTATTGCGTTGGTATCGAAGCCGGACCCAACTTTTTCGGTATTTTCTTTCGAGATGGCAAACACTATTTGACACTGAGCCTAGTAGTGTTAGTCACGGCGTTAGCAATAGCCTACTTTGCCAGCCATTACATGGGGCTGGATTTTGGTTTGTCCGCCGGCATGATGGCGGGGGCACTCACTGCAACGCCAGTATTGGTAGGGGCGCAGGACGCTCTCAATTCGGGATTAGCAACCATTCCAAGAAACATGGAATTTTCATTGGTGCTGGAAAACCTTTCGGTCGGTTACGCCATGGCCTATCTCGTCGGTTTGGTCAGCATGATCATGTTTGCCAAGTTGCTGCCTAAGTTACAAAAGCAAAATCTGTCTGACTCAGCGCAGCAAATTGCGCAAGAGCGCGGTTTGGGTGGTTCAGGGCGTAAAGTCTATTTGCCGATCATTCGCGCCTATCGAGTCGGCGCGGAACTTATTGACTGGACGGACGGTAAAAATCTGCGTGAACTGGGTATCTACCGCCAGACGGGCTGCTACATCGAACGTATTCGCCGCAACGGTATCCTCGCCCATCCCGATGGTGATGCGATTTTGCAAGAGGGCGATGAGATTGCCTTGGTCGGTTTCCCCGATAGCCATGCACGGCTTGACCCGAGCTTTCGCAACGGCAAAGAGGTTTTCGACCGAAACCTGCTGGATTTGCGTATCGTAGAAGAAGAGATCGTGGTAAAAAGCGATGCGATTGCCGGCAAGCGTCTGTCCGATCTTAATCTTTCAGAATATGGCTGTTTTCTTAACCGCGTAGTACGTGCACAGATCGAAATGCCCATGGATCTTGATATCGTGCTAGCCAAAGGCGACGTATTGCAAGTCAGTGGTGAAAAGAGCCGTGTTCATGGCCTAGCTGAGCGCATCGGTTTTATCTCGATCCACAGTCAAATGGCCGACCTGCTCGCTTTCTGCAGTTTCTTCATTCTCGGCATTATGTTCGGCTTAGTCACCATGACATTCGGCCAAGTCTCCTTCAGTTTGGGCAATGCGGTCGGCTTGTTGCTCTCTGGGATCTCGCTGGGCTTTTTGCGGGCAAACCACCCTACCTTTGGCTACGTGCCACAAGGGGCACTAAACATGGTCAAAGACTTGGGGCTGATGATTTTTATGGTGGGGATCGGCCTTAGCGCAGGTGGTAAGATGTTCGACCATCTGGCCCTCGTTGGACCGAAAATCATTGGCATCGCCTTCTTGGTCAGTGTCGTGCCTGTGGTTTTTGCCTACCTTGTTGGTGCCTACATCCTTAAGATGAACCGCGCGTTACTATTTGGTGCCATCATTGGTGCTCGTACCTGTGCACCCGCCATGGACATCGTGAATGACTATGCTAAGTCAACCATTCCTGCCCTTGGTTATGCCGGCACATACGCTATCGCCAATATTTTGATGACGTTGGCGGGTACGATATTGATTATTCTTAGCTAG